A window of the Oncorhynchus keta strain PuntledgeMale-10-30-2019 chromosome 21, Oket_V2, whole genome shotgun sequence genome harbors these coding sequences:
- the LOC127910499 gene encoding melanoma-associated antigen E1-like, whose translation MEGLVSAGFCFSFQLRTRQPGEESSLLRPRQPGEGSSLLRPRQPGEGSSLLRPRQPGEGSSLLRPRQPGEGSSLLRPRQPGEGSSLLRPRQPDEGSSLLRPRQPDEGSSLLRPRQPGEGSSLLRPRQPGEGSSLLRPRQPGEGSSLLRPRQPGEGRSLLRPRQPGEGRSLLRPRQPGEGSSLLRPRQPGEGSSLLRPRQPGEGSSLLRQPGEGSSLLRPRQPGEGSSLLRSRQPGEGRSLLRPRQPDEGSSLLRPRQPGEGSSLLRPRQPGEGSSLLRPRQPGEGSSLLRPRQPGEGSSLLRQPGEGSSLLRQPG comes from the exons atggagggtctagtgtctgctggtttttgtttttcctttcaattaagaactagacaaccaggtgaggagagttccttactgagacctagacaaccaggtgaggggagttccttactgagacctagacaaccaggtgaggggagttccttactgagacctagacaaccaggtgaggggagttccttactgagacctagacaaccag gtgaggggagttccttactgagacctagacaaccaggtgaggggagttccttactgagacctagacaaccagatgaggggagttccttactgagacctagacaaccagatgaggggagttccttactgagacctagacaaccaggtgaggggagttccttactgagacctagacaaccaggtgaggggagttccttactgagacctagacaaccaggtgaggggagttccttactgagacctagacaaccag gtgaggggagatccttactgagacctagacaaccaggtgaggggagatccttactgagacctagacaaccaggtgaggggagttccttactgagacctagacaaccaggtgaggggagttccttactgagacctagacaaccaggtgaggggagttccttactgagacaaccag gtgaggggagttccttactgagacctagacaaccaggtgaggggagttccttactgagatctagacaaccaggtgaggggagatccttactgagacctagacaaccagatgaggggagttccttactgagacctagacaaccag gtgaggggagttccttactgagacctagacaaccaggtgaggggagttccttactgagacctagacaaccaggtgaggggagttccttactgagacctagacaaccag gtgaggggagttccttactgagacaaccaggtgaggggagttccttactgagacaacCAGGGTGA